The Takifugu rubripes chromosome 3, fTakRub1.2, whole genome shotgun sequence genome contains a region encoding:
- the LOC105416281 gene encoding uncharacterized protein isoform X2 produces MENSSEELQDQSEELCSRPSLSRAKKSWGFRRTTIAKREFLEQVGELAHSPPPVRKTRSRRGTQIPLTTPETEESQRHTPSAISVLDGLEWSAPSSPVAEETKPATETFNPSLWQDCGSAFHTAFSLLGGGESFQVEMPDALGVPDTAEAGDSIEPYDSCVEESAAPKNDFPDGNHDGEMLLGEIGEMLMQKDEQELRCTSIREVKGRKGRGRICATDESAMPNNEDSPGGEMLLREFGEMLTRKVGKDQRYTTIRGVRSRKGRGTICAADESTVASNEDSPDAITHSVLGDLGVDSDLVLIPPQEGGCSDCEMLLSETAEMLTQKSGQGDRGTAVKVGKGRGRQCTTEESAVSSREDSPDITHSGLGDEREDSDVVLISPQEEADSDGENTVMETGKLLAPEVGQEQRDATARGAKGGKARGRKRGRGRGRRKAKGRGKGRGKPGGLQANAVGDELVIVSPTEPEQQVEKLHGTDSPIEISTSPAHSVSSLSPAQRSNSDYICIESDVDQVINETHDQSDDAPKQRDKEVDTNGETPPLSDHDGYDPDAVTCICRQQGNDRSMVRCVSCQEWFHGSCVGISGTEGCKGYVCPTCVTKNQSEHQPDCCPQPEDDCCLPKGLTLSRQDEDMAVKREQQAVEDPQMVEEEEERTEAPVINIEPEPQAVMKKDGTLPLCIGPGCPREALPESVYCGTDCILQHAAATMKTLCVPKEPKTRGALQKKPATTTASAKGQRSCGTSKSLGANAEDEDKEKDGDGGQKEAAPPSPCDPPPTGVQATSLPSSKLYTACTYHLLLIHFQVTSLFAHHAQTGLPASLIVHLL; encoded by the exons ATGGAAAATTCCTCAG AAGAACTGCAGGATCAATCAGAAGAGTTGTGTAGCAGGCCGTCCCTGTCTCGCGCTAAGAAGTCTTGGGGCTTCCGACGAACCACCATTGCCAAAAGGGAGTTCTTGGAACAAGTTGGAGAGCTAGCCCACAGTCCCCCACCTGTTCGCAAGACTAGAAGCCGTCGTGGCACCCAGATACCCCTGACCACTccagaaacagaagaaagcCAGAGACATACTCCTTCTGCTATAAGTGTTTTAGATGGACTTGAATGGTCGGCTCCATCCTCGCCTGTGGCAGAAGAAACCAAACCAGCCACAGAAACCTTCAACCCCAGTTTATGGCAAGATTGTGGCTCTGCCTTCCATACTGCTTTCTCACTACTTGGCGGCGGTGAAAGTTTTCAAGTCGAAATGCCGGATGCCCTCGGTGTCCCTGATACTGCGGAAGCTGGTGATTCCATCGAGCCTTATGATTCATGTGTAGAGGAATCTGCAGCGCCCAAAAATGACTTTCCTGATGGCAATCATGATGGTGAAATGCTTCTTGGGGAGATTGGGGAGATGCTAATGCAGAAAGATGAACAGGAATTGAGATGCACAAGTATCAGAGAAGTTAAAGGCAGAAAAGGAAGGGGCAGAATATGTGCAACAGATGAGTCTGCAATGCCCAATAatgaggactctcctggtggagaaATGCTTCTCAGAGAGTTTGGGGAGATGCTAACCCGGAAAGTTGGTAAGGATCAGCGATACACAACAATCAGAGGAGtcagaagcagaaaaggaagGGGCACGATATGTGCAGCGGATGAATCTACAGTGGCCAGTAATGAGGACTCTCCTGATGCCATTACACATTCTGTTTTAGGTGATTTAGGAGTGGATTCTGATTTGGTTTTGATTCCTCCACAAGAAGGAGGATGCAGTGATTGTGAAATGCTACTCAGCGAGACTGCAGAAATGCTAACGCAGAAAAGTGGTCAGGGAGACAGAGGTACAGCAGTTAAAGTTGGGAAAGGACGGGGCAGACAATGCACAACCGAGGAATCTGCTGTGTCCAGTCGGGAGGACTCTCCTGATATTACGCATTCTGGTTTAGGTGATGAGAGAGAGGACTCTGATGTGGTTTTGATTTCCCCACAAGAAGAAGCGGACAGCGATGGTGAGAATACTGTGATGGAGACTGGGAAGCTGCTCGCACCAGAAGTTGGTCAGGAGCAGAGAGACGCAACCGCAAGAGGAGCCAAAGGCGGAAAAGCAAGgggcagaaaaagaggaagggggCGAGGTAGACGAAAAGCTAAAGGTAGGGGCAAAGGGAGGGGCAAACCCGGAGGGCTTCAGGCAAACGCAGTGGGTGATGAGCTGGTGATCGTTAGTCCAACCGAACCGGAGCAACAGGTGGAAAAGCTTCATGGTACCGACAGCCCCATAGAAATTTCAACATCACCTGCTCACTCCGTCAGCAGCCTGAGCCCTGCGCAACGATCAAACTCGGACTACATATGCATCGAGTCTGATGTAGATCAGGTCATCAATGAAACCCACGATCAGTCTGATGATGCGCCaaaacagagagacaaagaggtCGACACTAACGGAGAGACTCCGCCCCTATCGGACCACGACGGCTATGACCCAGACGCTGTAACCTGCATCTGCCGTCAACAGGGCAACGACAG GTCCATGGTCCGCTGTGTCAGTTGCCAGGAGTGGTTCCACGGCAGCTGTGTTGGTATCAGTGGTACTGAGGGCTGTAAAGGTTATGTATGCCCCACATGCGTTACAAAGAACCAGAGCGAGCACCAACCCGACTGCTGCCCTCAGCCGGAGGATGACTGCTGCCTCCCCAAAGGTTTGACACTCAGCCGCCAGGATGAAGACATGGCGGTGAAGCGCGAGCAGCAGGCTGTCGAG GATCCTCAaatggtggaagaggaggaagagaggacagaagcCCCTGTGATAAACATAGAACCTGAACCTCAAGCAGTGATGAAGAAGGATGGAACTCTTCCTCTGTGCATTGGGCCTGGTTGTCCCAGAGAGGCCCTCCCAGAGTCTGTTTACTGTGGCACTGACTGCATCCTTCAGCATGCAGCTGCCACCATGAAGACTCTCTGTGTCCCAAAGGAGCCCAAAACCAGAGGAGCTCTGCAGAAGAAACCTGCAACTACCACAGCCTCCGCAAAG ggtcagaggtcatgtggAACATCTAAGAGCCTCGGTGCAAACGCTGAGGATGAAGATAAGGAGAAGGATGGTGATGGGGGGCAGAAGGAGGCTGCCCCTCCATCACCCTGTGACCCACCTCCCACAGGAGTTCAGGCAACTTCTCTGCCCTCATCAAAGCTTTACACGGCGTGTACGTATCATTTGCTACTCATACACTTTCAGGTCACATCTTTATTTGCACATCATGCACAAACGGGTCTGCCAGCATCCCTGATTGTCCACCTTCTTTGA